The nucleotide window CTCAATAGTGATGATCAGATCCACCAGCCGAACCAGCACCGCCTCACTGTCTTTTGCCTGGCCCGCTTTTCTCAGCAAAACCGGCACCAGCCGGGCCAGTTTCTTGCGGCCCGCCGGGGTCAGGCGCAAGGTATTGGGATGCCCGGCCAGGGAACGGAGCACGGACAGGACCCGGCCGGGATCTTCAAATCCCGCGACTTCGATGGCCTCCTGGGAAAACTGGGGATCATTGATATTGAGCCACATCTCCTTGAGTTCCCGGGCCGCCGGATCCCTGGCATCATCGGCATCTGTCACCAGCAGCTGGGAAAAATGACCGTGCACACAGGCCATGACCTGGTTCAGTTTTTCCTTGAACGCCCCAAAGGAGTCAAACCCCGTGGAAAGGGCCAGAATCATCTGCTGATCCGGATGGTCCGGAATATCATGGGTTTGCAGATCCTGGTATTCCTGAAGCCGGTTTTCCACAGTGCGCAGAAACCGGTAAGACTGGATCAGGTCATCCCGGGTGGCGGCATCGATACAGTTGTGCCCGGCCAGCAGGTGCAGAACCTGTAAAATTCCCGGGGCCTGCAAAGAGGGTTCCACCCCGCCCCGGATAAGCTGAAACAGCTGGCCGAAAAACTCGATCTCCCGAATACCGCCGGCACCTAATTTGATATTGTTTTTCAGGCGGGCGTTTTTCACCTGCAACGTGATGCGCTGCTTCATATCCCTGAACGAATCAAATGATCCATAATCAAAATACCGGCGGTAAATAAATCCGTTGAGATTGTGGAGCACCAGGCGGCCGGCAGCCAGATCACCGGCCACGGGTGCAGCCTTGATCATGGCATACCGCTCCCATTCCCGGCCCTGGGTCTGGAAATATTCCTCAAACGCGTCCGCGCTCATGACCAGGGGTCCGCTGTCACCAAAAGGCCGCAGCCGGGTGTCCACCCGGTAAAAATGCTGTCCGCTGTCCGAAGCAAAAAATTTGAGGAATTGCTTGCACAACCGGGTGAAAAAATCCAGGTTCGAGGTGTTGATCCGGCCGTCCAGAAACGTGTTGCCTTCTTTGGGATACACAAAGATCAGATCGATGTCCGAAGAAAAGTTCAGCTCTTTGGCCCCCAGCTTTCCCATGCCCAGAACCACCATCTGCTGGGGGTGGCCGTGCTGATCCATGGGGATGCCGTGGGTGATGCATTGTTTTTCATACAGCACATCCAGCGCCTGATTTACACAGGCACTGGCCAGTTCCGACAGATCGGACAGGGTTTCGGTCAGATCGGCATTGCCCGTCAAATCTCGCCAGGCAATGCGAATAATTTCCCGGCACTTGAAATCAATTAAAATTTTTTTTGCCTGGTCTGTATCCGCATTCTTGGTCTTTTGTATGGCCGAATTTTGATACCATCCCGGATTCCTCTTTGTTTCCAGATCACCGGAATCAGTCAGATCATGCAGCATTTCCGGATTTTTAGCCAGGCTGTCCGCCACAAAATCACTGAACAGAAGCACCCGGATCAGATCGGCCGGGTCCACACGATCAAGGTCCTGCCCCTGCCCGAATTTTTCAAGACCGCCATAAAACCGGTCCAGCCGGGTCATCAAAAGGATTTTCAAAGAAGAAGTCAGGCCGGGAAATACAGTGTCGATCATCCTGGCATCGGGTTTGTCATCCATGGCACCGCCAAAAATTTATGAGTTAGCATTTTTCAAGCACACTGTTTTTTGTTTTCATACATAATATCAGCGGCATATTTTATCAAGCCCTGAAGAGGTATGACCATTTTTCCGCCCGGCATTAGAAATATTTGTTTTTTTCTTGTTTTCAATGTAGTTTAAATAATAACAGGTCTGCTGTATCTATAACACGGGCAGATGATCTCAGGAGATGAAATGACGGAAAAAACCAAGGGTCAAATAGAGGCTGAAATTAGTGAGGCGGTCATAAAATTCGAAAAAGAATTCATGGGGCGGGGACCTTTGGAAACAAAGTCTTACATCATTGATGACATGGTGCTGGTCCGGCTCAAGAACGTACTCACCCAGGCGGAGCTGAAGCTTGCGGACATACATGAACACAAGGATGGCAGAGAACTGGTGAAACGAATCCGGATAGCGCTGCTGGAACAGGGCAGGCCCCTGCTTGAAAAAGCGGTGGAAAAAATTTTGCGAATCAAGGTAAAAAGCCTGCACACGGACATCAGTACAGTTACCGGTGAAAGAATCATTCTTTTCACCCTGGTCTCTGCCCCCGGAATTTATCTGGACAAAAATTGATATCCCCGGGGGGTGCCTTTAAAAACACCGAATCACCGTCAACTGTAAAAAATTTCGTTGACAACTGCTGAGATATCTGTTTTAAATAATTCCCAATCTGCCGGAAAAGGGTGTGCCGCACAATTTGTCCGGGGGATGAAAAATAATGACAAAGTCTTAGCGTTGGAACGGGTCCTCTGATTTTAGAGGACGCAGGAAAAATATAAGGCCGGTGTCTGTTCGAAAAGAACAGACACCGGCCTTTTTTTGTGGTCATCATGGCAGATTGAAACAAGCGCCATAAAATGACCAAAACCCATATGAATGAAAAATCCAGGAGGAAGCATAATGATCTATCGAAATCATGCAGGAGACAAACCCGTCGTACATCCCACCGCAACGATTCATCCATCGGCCGTGGTGATCGGCAATGTACAGATCGGCGAGAAGGTGTTTGTGGGACCCAATGCCGTGATCCGTGCGGACGAACCCTGTCCGGAAGGAAAAGTGGAAGCTATTGTCATCGAATCCGAGGTCAATATTCAGGACGGGGTGATCATTCATGCGTTGGGCGGATCGCCGGTTCACATTGGAAACGGGGTCTCCCTGGCCCATGGCGCGGTCATCCACGGCCCGTGTCATGTGGGAAACAACTGTTTTGTCGGTTTTAAAAGCGTGGTTTTCAACGCCCGCATCGGTGAAGGGGTCGTGATCCAGCACCAGGCCCTGGTGGAAGGGGTCGAGATCCCGGACCGCACGCATGTACCGTCCATGGCCGGCGTACTGACAGAAGCGGATGTGCATGCCCTCAAGCCGGTCACTGCCGAACTGTCCGCGTTTGCCGAAAAGGTTCGAAAAACAAATGTATTTCTGGCGGAGGTGGCCTGACATGACCCATCCTGTCTCTCCCGAAATACGCTTTCCCCATCGAACAAAATGATAAAATCGACTTTCGGGGCTGAATGATGACCACAGAATCAGCCGGCTCCGAACGTCGAGCCAAAAAGGGTTGAAATTCATTATGAAAACACTTGATTTGCCAGAGCGGATAACGATTCATGACACCACGGTCCGGGAAGGGTTTCAAAGAGAGGAGCGGCTGATTCCCACAGATGCCAAACTGTGGGTGGTCCGGCAGCTTGTCAAGGCGGGATTCAAAAAGATTGAGGTCACCAATTTTGCCAATCCGTCCCGGCTGCCCCAGTTTGCCGATGCGGAAGAACTGCTGAAGCAGATCCGGACCCACCGGGCACTTATCCCTCTTCTGGCGGATGTTGAAATTTCAGCGGTCACCATCAACCAGAAGGCCGTGGACCGAGCCCTGGCGGCCCACCGGCAGGGGGCCGGCCCGGACAGAATCCTTCTGGTCATCTCTGTGAGTGATGCCTATCAACAGGCCAATACCGGCATGACCATCCATGAATACTGGAAAATGGCGGAAAACTGTCTCCAGGCCGCCAAATCATCCGGCATCCGGGTGTGTGGTGTCATCAATGGGATCTGGGGATGCCCGAAATCCGGCAGGACCGATATGCAGAAGGCGGTGGACTTTACCCGGCGCTGGCTGGAGATGGGGGCCGACGAAATCGAACATGCGGATCATGACGGGTCGGCCACACCGGACCGGATTTATGCCTATTTTTCTGCCATCCTGGATGCGATACCGGATCCGGAAACGCATATGGCCCATTTCCATTCGACCCGGGGGTGGGGCATGGCCAACGTACTGTCCGCCATGCAGGCAGGCATCACCCATTTTGAATCGACCCTGGGAGGCATCGGCGGGCAGCCGGCCAACTTTGTCGACGGCGTTCCCGTGGCCGGCACCGGTGACTATTACCACAAAGACCCGGGTCTGTCCGGACTGGTATCCACGGAAGACCTGGCCGTGATGCTGGATGAAATGACCATCGGAACGGGATTGGATCTGGACACAGTGATTTCCACCGGCGGCATGGTGGAACGGATCGTGGGCCGGCGACTCCGGTCTGAATGCCTTCATTCAGGCAGAATTGTAAAAAAAGAAAGTGCTCTCCAAGACCGCTTTTAAAACCAGGGATCTTTTTCAGTCACTCTTTTCAGATTCGTCAATACTGCCTTGCTAAATCGTCGTGTTTTATGATATTTATGGGAGCTTCAACAAGGGGCGCTTGACCATGAAATATGATCCGGACCGGCTTTCGGATCCTTTGATGACAACACCAGGCAACACAATCAACTGAACAGCGAACCCGCCGGGGCATTGCCCGGCACCAAACCCACAATCAACTCAAATGAGTTGCTTAGAAGGTATACAAAAAAATGAAAGCATTACTCGCCCTGGAAGACGGCAGGACATTTGCCTGCAGAAGTTTCACAGGACCCGGGGAAGCATCCGGTGAAGCGGTGTTCAACACCAGCATGACCGGATACCAGGAGATCCTCACCGACCCGTCCTATTACGGCCAGATGGTGACCATGACCTATCCGCTCATCGGAAACTACGGCATCAGCCCTGAAGATGTGGAATCCAACCGGATCCAGGTGGCGGCATTCATTGTCAAGGAATACCAGAATTTTCCTTCCAATTTCAGATCCAGAGGGACTTTGGCGGATTACCTGATCAAAAGCCATATATTAGGTGTGGAAGATCTGGATACCCGGGCGTTGACCCGGCATATCAGAAAATCCGGTGCCATGCGGGCTGTGATCTCCACCTCGGACCTGAACCCGGATTCTCTGGTGGCAAAGGCCCGGCAGGTGCCTTCCATGGCCGGCAGCGACCTGGTACGATATGTCACCACAAAAAAACCCTATTTCTGGAAATACAACCAGCCCGATTATGTACCGGCAGCTTCTTTATCCAATGCCTTTGTCTGGCGGCACCGGGGGAAAAAACATTCGGTGGTGGCCCTGGATTTCGGCATCAAGTACAACATCATCCGATGCCTGGAGAATGCCGGGTGCGAAGTACTTACCGTGCCGGCAAAAACCCCTCCGGATGTCATCAAAGCGCTCCAGCCCGACGGCATTTTTCTGTCCAACGGCCCGGGAGATCCGGAGCCTTTGACCGATGCCGTGGACACCATCCGGCAGTTGCTGGGATCAGTGCCGGTTTTCGGCATCTGTCTGGGCATGCAGCTTTTGGGACTGGCCATGGGCGGAAAAACCCATAAAATCAAATTCGGTCACCGGGGCGCCAATCAGCCGGTGAAAAATATGGCCACGGGCAAGGTGGAGATCACCTCCCAGAACCATGGGTTTGCCGTGGACCTGAACAGCCTGAAAGACCACTCTTCCGCATTGAGTCATATCAATCTCAATGAAGACTCCCTGGAA belongs to Desulfotignum phosphitoxidans DSM 13687 and includes:
- the glnE gene encoding bifunctional [glutamate--ammonia ligase]-adenylyl-L-tyrosine phosphorylase/[glutamate--ammonia-ligase] adenylyltransferase: MDDKPDARMIDTVFPGLTSSLKILLMTRLDRFYGGLEKFGQGQDLDRVDPADLIRVLLFSDFVADSLAKNPEMLHDLTDSGDLETKRNPGWYQNSAIQKTKNADTDQAKKILIDFKCREIIRIAWRDLTGNADLTETLSDLSELASACVNQALDVLYEKQCITHGIPMDQHGHPQQMVVLGMGKLGAKELNFSSDIDLIFVYPKEGNTFLDGRINTSNLDFFTRLCKQFLKFFASDSGQHFYRVDTRLRPFGDSGPLVMSADAFEEYFQTQGREWERYAMIKAAPVAGDLAAGRLVLHNLNGFIYRRYFDYGSFDSFRDMKQRITLQVKNARLKNNIKLGAGGIREIEFFGQLFQLIRGGVEPSLQAPGILQVLHLLAGHNCIDAATRDDLIQSYRFLRTVENRLQEYQDLQTHDIPDHPDQQMILALSTGFDSFGAFKEKLNQVMACVHGHFSQLLVTDADDARDPAARELKEMWLNINDPQFSQEAIEVAGFEDPGRVLSVLRSLAGHPNTLRLTPAGRKKLARLVPVLLRKAGQAKDSEAVLVRLVDLIITIERRTTYLSLLIENFQALDTLITLAEKSPWIITFLASHPVLLDELMHPASLYALPKKAALEKEMAVRMAKIDPHDQEYLLEELNIFRQVNTLRVAAADVSGNYPLMKVSDHLTYIAETVLTRILQIAWHIVSTRYGVPPHLTGNGIDDCGFAIVAYGKVGGLEMGYKSDLDLVFLYHGEHGDTQGGERSIETVRFYGNLGQRIIHALTMHTPAGTLYGADMRLRPGGDAGMIVSHIEAFEEYMDTQAWTWEHQALIRARPITGDRSLMDRFHEIREKILCRSRPAEELKHAVREMRERMRTQRLKTESGLFDLKQGFGGIVDIEFLVQYLTLRHGGDHPDVTVWTDNVRLLEGLSCEGLISGEESGILQKAYITLRQVVHRLTLQEKPLQVPAGRFKAMTDEVKAIYDRRLGFPGDRH
- a CDS encoding beta/alpha barrel domain-containing protein, whose amino-acid sequence is MKTLDLPERITIHDTTVREGFQREERLIPTDAKLWVVRQLVKAGFKKIEVTNFANPSRLPQFADAEELLKQIRTHRALIPLLADVEISAVTINQKAVDRALAAHRQGAGPDRILLVISVSDAYQQANTGMTIHEYWKMAENCLQAAKSSGIRVCGVINGIWGCPKSGRTDMQKAVDFTRRWLEMGADEIEHADHDGSATPDRIYAYFSAILDAIPDPETHMAHFHSTRGWGMANVLSAMQAGITHFESTLGGIGGQPANFVDGVPVAGTGDYYHKDPGLSGLVSTEDLAVMLDEMTIGTGLDLDTVISTGGMVERIVGRRLRSECLHSGRIVKKESALQDRF
- the carA gene encoding glutamine-hydrolyzing carbamoyl-phosphate synthase small subunit, which produces MKALLALEDGRTFACRSFTGPGEASGEAVFNTSMTGYQEILTDPSYYGQMVTMTYPLIGNYGISPEDVESNRIQVAAFIVKEYQNFPSNFRSRGTLADYLIKSHILGVEDLDTRALTRHIRKSGAMRAVISTSDLNPDSLVAKARQVPSMAGSDLVRYVTTKKPYFWKYNQPDYVPAASLSNAFVWRHRGKKHSVVALDFGIKYNIIRCLENAGCEVLTVPAKTPPDVIKALQPDGIFLSNGPGDPEPLTDAVDTIRQLLGSVPVFGICLGMQLLGLAMGGKTHKIKFGHRGANQPVKNMATGKVEITSQNHGFAVDLNSLKDHSSALSHINLNEDSLEGIQDDSLKAFAVQYHPEASPGPHDAAYLFNQFAKVMTHAKA
- a CDS encoding DUF2294 domain-containing protein gives rise to the protein MTEKTKGQIEAEISEAVIKFEKEFMGRGPLETKSYIIDDMVLVRLKNVLTQAELKLADIHEHKDGRELVKRIRIALLEQGRPLLEKAVEKILRIKVKSLHTDISTVTGERIILFTLVSAPGIYLDKN
- a CDS encoding LbetaH domain-containing protein; protein product: MIYRNHAGDKPVVHPTATIHPSAVVIGNVQIGEKVFVGPNAVIRADEPCPEGKVEAIVIESEVNIQDGVIIHALGGSPVHIGNGVSLAHGAVIHGPCHVGNNCFVGFKSVVFNARIGEGVVIQHQALVEGVEIPDRTHVPSMAGVLTEADVHALKPVTAELSAFAEKVRKTNVFLAEVA